A single genomic interval of Helianthus annuus cultivar XRQ/B chromosome 6, HanXRQr2.0-SUNRISE, whole genome shotgun sequence harbors:
- the LOC110944896 gene encoding putative leucine-rich repeat-containing protein DDB_G0290503 — MVSAVRRAQRFMEITGRKTIGGPSTKLGFDKSKVKCFKCKQKGHFKRECRNAYVEESENPFKDDYYKKAIYHQNKSEPPRIKQSEDNKGKSRALAVIYDDEGYDWSKEVLPEDDAIGYAFMASHNEPIQWKDNRTEQQKYEYRKMVAEAKIIRLSGVYEEAKRANRWDPDRECYLDEYGNIAVDYKKIDIEAIIQEYKEEDEYWQHKWWGTPTSKMIEEEREKERREKEKIEEPVKIDTGLINTAQEMTAENLREMADKVLAVKALEVDSTPNSESKKQVSQTKSSTVSVVDGIVSVEAETTVDDDDKQSAMGRGKDTNKGHNVPSAIDEVSTKGTEAEKMAECLRKSRIAKALSDTTIVYESHVRRFWDTARFEEKDNKIHAVVKKKDENNKDIDVEVVFGVEDIRRVLDLQDSDNDPTIMSERLAKGLWCRLGFSSHINGKMFKRKPQRKLIDEPVIEPREVVDKGVGLEETLESYFKKHEEAEQAQAQKKVGQEEEAQKNSSNEDSEETLSESELVKETVGKGKVQLKKRPLKKRKNSEDEDSPYNPEDSQKNRKKRKATRTGDIPRVVRAKKQNAKSQKEKEGKKKQDTAETSPVVEIPKEVPLTEIPIETQTSYDDYVEITGVKSAKQTSDRHDIPESSQRKTDYFNLDFDSFGGATGDFFKDMPESEGDLFHDKKMKELEEKVKALEKEKEENEAVQIKLKEMIDELEKRHEDVMDAVFTKDEKLNEMKEDIKDNAELISALTDEIAALNAKVKDLQNINQTLNQLLNEMNEASTNEMKAMKLEMEAMRADKVMKDKQLEMLTAVIEAHLKVNIHEAFDQVDIIKANERRKERERQLAEEANLKNKGIAEEVEVVGSSQNQLEVGGSSSQPEIEMVNAQDVTVNDEEMVEAENEAVHEPEFIMVGESVEPIIPENVLRDIQIIQRKKKAKEVLLLEYSTDKFVLVGKAYRVPYSEEESAKLLRFFELKDQGKIARGEVEEESDSDFWEEEDEDDDKDDKADDKSDDDDKPDDDDDDQGTSGLLINDPSVQDKVNELMNDEVNEQNDDAECEGSSSGNQSGDQVHQLTSTFISLSEYHQGEVDIIRTRAEMLEELGLEDGKFKFDIED, encoded by the exons ATGGTGAGTGCAGTGCGACGagcacaacgctttatggagataaCGGGAAGAAAAACAATCGGTGGTCCTTCAACAAagctgggatttgataaatcaaaggtgaaGTGTTTCAAGTGCAAGCagaaaggccacttcaaacgagAATGCCGAAATGCATATGTTGAAGAATCTGAGAATCCATTCAAGGATGACTACTACAAGAAAGCTATCTATCATCAGAATAAGTCCGAACCGCCAAGAATAAAGCAATCTGAAGACAACAAAGGAAAATCTAGAGCTTTGGcagtgatttacgatgatgaaggatatgattggagtaaggaagtatTACCTGAAGATGATGCTATTGGTTATGCTTTTATGGCGAGTCATAATGAACCAATTCAATGGAAGGATAATCGTACAGAACAACAAAAGTACGAATatcgaaaaatggttgctgaagcAAAGATCATCCGACTCTCAGGTGTTTATGAAGAAGCAAAACGTGCAAaccgatgggatccagatagagagtgTTATTTGGATGAATATGGTAACATTGCTGTCGACTACAAGAAGATAGACATTGAAGCCATTATCCAAgaatacaaagaagaggatgagtactggcaacacaaatggtggggtaCACCAACATCGAAAATGATAGaggaagaaagagagaaagaaagaagagaaaagGAGAAGATAGAAGAACCTGTGAAAATTGACACCGGGTTGATCAACACTGCACAGGAGATGACAGCTGAAAACTTGAGAGAAATGGCTGATAAAGTGCTTGCTGtcaaagcacttgaggtagattctactCCTAATTCTGAGTCAAAGAAACAGGTCAGTCAAACTAAGTCATCGACTGTGTCAG TGGTTGATGGAATTGTTAGCGTTGAGGCAGAAACCACTGTGGATGATGATgataaacaatctgcaatg GGACGAGGAAAAGACACTAACAAAGGACACAATGTTCCATCTGCAATTGATGAGGTCTCTACAAAAGGAACAGAAGCAGAAAAAATGGCTGAGTGCTTAAGAAAAAGCAGAATTGCTAAGGCATTGTCTGATACAACAATAGTTTATGAATCTCATGTTAGAAGATTTTGGGACACTGCAAGGTTTGAAGAAAAGGATAATAAAATTCATGCAGTagtcaagaagaaagatgaaaaCAACAAGGATATTGATGTTGAAGTAGTGTTTGGAGTAGAGGACATAAGAAGGGTTCTTGATTTACAAGATTCTGACAATGATCCAACGATCATGTCAGAACGTCTTGCTAAAGGGCTATGGTGTAGATTGGGATTTTCTTCACACATCAACGGAAAAATGTTCAAAAGGA AACCTCAAAGAAAGCTAATTGATGAACCTGTCATAGAACCGAGGGAGGTGGTTGATAAAGGTGTTGGTTTAGAAGAGACTTTGGAAAGCTATTTTAAAAAGCATGAAGAGGCTGAACAAGCACAAGCTCAAAAGAAAGTTGGTCAAGAAGAGGAAGCTCAAAAGAACTCCAGTAATGAAGATTCAGAAGAAACTTTATCTGAATCTGAACTGGTCAAAGAGACAGTGGGAAAAGGAAAGGTACAACTGAAGAAAAGAcctttaaagaaaagaaagaattctgaagatgaagattcACCGTACAATCCTGAGGATTCCCAGAAAaacagaaagaaaagaaaagctactCGCACCGGTGATATTCCAAGAGTGGTTAGAGCAAAGAAACAGAATGCTAAATCACAAAAAGAGAAGGAAGGAAAGAAGAAACAGGACACTGCTGAAACTAGTCCTGTAGTTGAGATACCAAAAGAAGTTCCTTTAACAGAAATTCCAATAGAAACACAAACTTCTTATGATGATTATGTGGAGATCACCGGAGTCAAATCTGCTAAACAAACATCTGATCGTCATGATATTCCAGAATCATCACAACGAAAGACAGATTATTTCAACTTAGATTTTGATAGCTTTGGTGGTGCTACTGGAGATTTCTTTAAAGATATGCCAGAGAGTGAAGGAGACCTATTTCATGATAAAAAGATGAAAGAATTGGAAGAAAAAGTTAAAGCCttggaaaaggaaaaggaagaaaACGAAGCTGTACAAATAAAGTTGAAGGAAATGATTGATGAGTTGGAGAAACGGCACGAAGACGTAATGGATGCAGTGTTTACAAAAGATGAGAAATTGAATGAAATGAAGGAAGATATAAAAGATAATGCAGAACTTATTAGCGCACTTACTGATGAAATTGCTGCATTGAACGCCAAAGTCAAAGACTTGCAGAATATCAATCAGACTTTGAATCAACTCTTAAATGAGATGAATGAAGCTTCGACAAATGAAATGAAGGCAATGAAGCTAGAGATGGAAGCTATGAGAGCAGATAAGGTGATGAAAGATAAGCAACTAGAAATGCTTACGGCTGTGATTGAAGCACATCTGAAGGTGAACATCCACGAGGCTTTTGATCAAGTTGACATTATCAAGGCAAATGAAAGAaggaaagaaagagaaagacagcTTGCTGAAGAAGCTAACCTGAAAAATAAAGGCATAGCAGAAGAAGTTGAAGTTGTTGGATCTTCACAAAATCAACTTGAGGTAGGTGGATCATCTTCTCAACCAGAAATTGAAATGGTGAATGCTCAAGATGTTACAGTAAATGATGAAGAAATGGTGGAAGCAGAAAATGAAGCAGTTCATGAACCAGAGTTTATTATGGTTGGTGAATCTGTAGAGCCTATTATTCCGGAGAATGTTTTGAGAGACATTCAAATCatacaaagaaagaaaaaggcTAAAGAAGTATTACTACTGGAGTACTCTACCGACAAGTTTGTATTAGTTGGAAAAGCCTATAGAGTGCCCTATAGTGAAGAAGAATCTGCCAAGCTGTTAAGATTTTTTGAATTAAAGGATCAAGGAAAGATAGCTAGAGGAGAAGTGGAAGAAGAATCTGATAGTGATTTttgggaggaagaagatgaagatgatgataaagatgataaagcaGACGATAAATCCGATGATGATGATAagcctgatgatgatgatgatgatcaaggcACATCGGGTTTGCTAATCAATGATCCATCTGTTCAAGATAAAGTAAATGAACTCATGAATGATGAAGTGAATGAACAGAATGATGATGCAGAGTGTGAAGGTTCATCTTCTGGAAACCAATCCGGTGATCAGGTACATCAACTCACATCTACTTTTATTTCTCTTTCTGAATATCATCAAGGAGAAGTAGATATTATTAGAACAAGAGCTGAAATGCTTGAGGAGTTGGGGTTAGAAGATGGGAAGTTTAAATTTGATATCGAAGATTAA